CAGTGGCACAGAACTGCGGAAATAAAGAGAATTTTCCGGGCTGTTCATCGTCGTTCCGCAGGCTTTCCCATGCTCATGCTGGCAGCGGCCGGGTGGCCGCCCTTGTCCTTGAGCCTGCCTTCATAGCCTTTTGCCGTGCGAGATACAAATGTTCGCCAAGGCGGGGTGACCGTCACAAGGTTGAAATACATTCGTTCCATTTGGAGGGGCGAATCGACGGGAAGAGGCCTTCCTGAAACCGATCGTCATGAGGATACATATGCTCGTCCATCGCCACGCCAACCGCCTGTTGCGGACCTCCACCGCGCTTTGTCTCGCGCTTTGTGCCATGCCTGCCGTCGCGCATGCCGCAGCGCCTGCCGCGGCTCCGGCTCCCGCCGCCGATGCTGATGCCGATCAGGGGCTGACCGATATCGTCGTCACGGCCGAAAAGCGCCCGGAGAGCCTGCAAAAGACGCCGATCTCGATCTCGGTGCTGAAGTCTGACGATCTGGCCAACCGCCATGTCACCTCGCTGCTCGATCTGGGCGACGGCGCGATCCCCTCGCTGCGCGTGGCGCCCTTCTTTGCGCGCCCCTCGGCGCTGATCCTCAACATTCGCGGCATCGGCGTGCTGGCGGACAGCAACCAGCCCGCCCGCGATCAGGGCGTGGGCATCTACATCGACGGCGTCTATATGGGTCGCGCGCAAGGGCTTGGCACTGCCATGTTCGATGTGGACAGCATCGAGGTGCTCAAGGGGCCGCAGGGCACGCTGTTCGGTCGCAACACCGAAGGCGGCGCGGTGAGCATCACCACCAAGAAGCCCAGCGGCAAATTCGCCATGAGCACCACCGTGGGCGCGGGCAATTACGGCAGCTACAAGGCCGAAACCCATCTCGACCTGCCCGAATTCCACAACATCAGCGTGAAGGTCGACGGTGTGATCGCCCATCGTGACGGGCTGGTGAAGAACCCGCTGGCCGGTGCCTCGGACTTTGGCGCCTATGACAAGCGCGGTCTGCATGCCGAAGCGCTGTGGAAGCCGGCGCCCAATTTCAGCGCCGATTATTCCTACGATACCTCTCGCGACTCCTCCACCTCGGCCTATGTGCAGGCGATCTCGGCAGGCTCGCTGGCCCGCGCGCCCGATCAGCCGCTGCAGCCTCAGCGCGCCTCGGTGGCGACGGTGGGCGTGCCCGAACTGCCCAGCGTGGGCAAGACCAACGGCCACCGCCTGACGCTGGACTGGGAGGTGCAGCCGCATCTGACGCTGAAGTCGATCAGCGCCTATCGCGAGCTGACCCAGTCGCAGTATGACAATGGCTCGGCCAATCTCTCGGTCTACAGCCCCAGCGGCACCTTCAGCCGCGCCAGCCTCGCCCAGTTCCGTCAGAACCAGCTGAGCCAGGAACTGCAGGTGATCGGCGAGACCCCGCGCCTGAAATTCGCCGCCGGCGCGCTGTTCTATGAGGAGCGCGTGCAGGACAATGCGCAGGCGCCCAACACCATGCAGTGGAATGCCACCGGCACCTCGGCCACTGTGCTGTCGATCGACTACAACGCCGTCACCATCGACCGCGCCAGCCATGTGAAGACCGACAGCTATGGCGCCTATGCCCAGGCGACCTACACGCCTGCCGTGGCGGGTGACATTCTGCATGTCACCGGCGGTCTGCGTTACAGCAATGAC
The Novosphingobium terrae DNA segment above includes these coding regions:
- a CDS encoding TonB-dependent receptor is translated as MLVHRHANRLLRTSTALCLALCAMPAVAHAAAPAAAPAPAADADADQGLTDIVVTAEKRPESLQKTPISISVLKSDDLANRHVTSLLDLGDGAIPSLRVAPFFARPSALILNIRGIGVLADSNQPARDQGVGIYIDGVYMGRAQGLGTAMFDVDSIEVLKGPQGTLFGRNTEGGAVSITTKKPSGKFAMSTTVGAGNYGSYKAETHLDLPEFHNISVKVDGVIAHRDGLVKNPLAGASDFGAYDKRGLHAEALWKPAPNFSADYSYDTSRDSSTSAYVQAISAGSLARAPDQPLQPQRASVATVGVPELPSVGKTNGHRLTLDWEVQPHLTLKSISAYRELTQSQYDNGSANLSVYSPSGTFSRASLAQFRQNQLSQELQVIGETPRLKFAAGALFYEERVQDNAQAPNTMQWNATGTSATVLSIDYNAVTIDRASHVKTDSYGAYAQATYTPAVAGDILHVTGGLRYSNDKKVGQLFTINGATPVSVTGVVAPLNLNASWSRVDPMINLAVDATRDIHLYGKWSTGYKSGGANSRSLTYAPFNPETVSMFEIGAKTEFWNHRARFNLAGYVGTYKNVQVDFSASYLQYVNGVLQNSNRTTLETTNAPGTGHLSGVEAEFTLNPLPGLTLNASYAYNHVTIPDTANPYPVVSGGVSVISTTPVKIYPVYTPTQSASGSLDYEMPLKGAKLRLHLDANYDNGFYVSANDPAPAIQPKGDPSFIMNGRLALADIAMAGSGARLAISAWARNLLNEQHIFYKAYSQYLGTYGMFNEARTYGLEANVKF